Part of the Mesotoga infera genome is shown below.
GCTTGGGAAAGGCCTGTATCAGTCACATATTGTGGATACACTTTCGTATGTCAGGGAAGAGAATGGCTTCCGAACCCCATTGGAGGAATAATGTGGTTAGGTCTAGATAAACCAGCAGATACTTGTTTCATTCCCTTCTACTCAGGAGTAAGCAATCTGCCTGATTCTATTCAAGTCTGCGATACTTCACGCTTCAGCAGGGACAGCGCCTGGTGGGCGTTCAACTTCGTGTCAAACTGGGCCGCTCTGAAATACAGTTACATGCACGAGGAAATTAAACTGATGCAGCAGAAATATGAAGCATTTTCTCTAAGTCGCCTTCCGGAAATTGAAGCAAGTGTTGCCGCGATTCTTCCGACAAAACCAGGGGAGGCTGCTGACTACCTCGCAAGATTCTGTTCAAGAAACTCTCAAGAGATTGTACGAGCTTGGTGGGAATTCTCTGAGTATTTGATAGTAAAGTATAACGATGGTTTCATAAGTGAGAAAGGCAACATGGCCCAGCCAACAGGCTATCCAAAAGAATGGCTTGACAAAACGGATTGGTCTGAAGGACCGACCTCTTACGAGAAGGAGTGAGAAGTCTTATCCCTCCAAAAGAAGGACTATTCAACGCCCTCTCTTGGAGGGGTGTACTTTATTCCGATATTCCACGCTTTTCCAAGATACATGCCTATAGACCAGTAGGAGTCCTCGTAGACAGAGAACGCTACCGGACTGATCTTCCTTATGTCTGGAAGGCCGTCGACAATACACGACTCTGCACAATATGTTTGGATTACTTCACCGACAAATGTGACATGTACTGAACCGAATTCGAAACTCCTGACTAACTCGCATTCCATGTTCAAAGGAGCTTCTTCTATCATCGGAACGATTCCGGTTTTTCCAGTGAAGGTGCTGAAAACCTCCGACTTATCCGTGGTCTTTCCGGAGTAGATTCCCATATAATCCACGCCTCTGAGCATGTCGAGAGATGGTACATTCACACTGAAGTAACCCGACTCCTCTATATTCCTGCAGCTTAACCTAGTTTTCGCTAGAGAAATTTGGATCATTGGCGGCTGAACCTCTACAACCCCACAAAAGGCAACTGTAGTGTAATTGGGTCTCTCTTCGTTCATCGTACCAACCACAACTAATGGCATGGGGTAGAGATATATTCCTGGTCCAATTCTGTCTTTCAATCGATTCACCATTCTTCCTCAAACTCATGAAGGCAACATGATCACAAACCCTGATGATGTGGATTTTCCGTAATTCCATTGTACTCGATTCTTTCTAATAAAAGCAAGCCATCTTTTGGTGAGAGTCCGCAGTTAATCACCTGATCCGTCAGAAGGATCAAGAATTTGGAAGAGAGACAGCCCGAAATTAATGAGAATTACTTGATAGACTGTATATGGTTCATGCTGATTGTATAATTGGCTGTGGAAAGAAAGAGGAGGGATTTTGTGGAAAATATCTATGACGATGTTGTCTGGGTTGATTTTGACACCCTAGAAGCCTTCATGAAAGATGTTTTTGTCGGAATCGGAGTTCCTGAAGAAGACGCAAGTGTTTGTGCCAATGTTCTCATCACTTCAGACAAAAGAGGGATAGACTCACACGGCATAGGAAGACTGAAACCCATTTACGTTGATCGAATCCGCTCAGGAACTCAGAATCCCGTCACAGACTTTGAGATTGTTAGAGAAAGCCCCACGACGGCAGTGATTGATGGACACAACGGAATGGGACATGTCATTGCTTACAGATCAATGAAGCTCGCAATTGAGAAGGCGAAAACCTATGGAATGGGAATGGTGGCAGTGCGCAACTCAACACACTACGGAATTGCCGGCTACTATCCAATGATGGCAATTGAAGAGGGCATGATAGGAGTTACAGGCACGAATGCCCGCCCATCAATTGCACCAACTTTCGGAGTGGAGAATATGTTGGGAACTAATCCACTCACTTTCGGGATTCCCACAGACGAAGACTTTCCCTTCGTTCTCGACTGCGCCACTTCTGTCGCTCAAAGGGGAAAGATTGAAGTCTATGCCCGAGCAGGCAAGGAACTGCCAGAAGGGTGGGTTATTGGTCTTGATGGTAAACCAAGAACAGACACTGAGCAAATCTTGATTGATCTGACAAAAGGAGAAGCCGCTTTGACTCCGCTGGGAGGTATTGGTGAGGAGACTGCCGGATACAAGGGATATGGCTACGCGGCTGTAGTTGAGATTCTTTCTGCCGCTTTGCAGGCAGGCAGCTATTTGAAATTGCTGACGGGTGTGGGACCCAAAAATGAAAAGAGACCTATTCCAATAGGTCATTTCTTCATTGCAATAGACATCGAACCGTTCACTCCACTGAACGAATTCAAGAAGCTCGCGGGTAATATACTCCGAGAGCTTAGAGCGTCAAAAAAGGCCCCCGGGCAAGAAAGGATCTATACCGCTGGAGAGAAGGAATACCTCGCCTGGAAGTCTAGAAAGGAGAAAGGTGCCCCTTTAAATGAGATCTTGAGGAAGCAACTGGTAGAGCTTAGAGATGAGCTGGGGCTTGATAAATACAGATTTACCTGGGAATAATAACGCGCCGGGGAGGTGAACGGTCCGTTAAGGACTTATCAGATGAAAATTGGAGTTATTGGATTTGGAGCAGCCTCAATAGGCTTCTTAAGTGAGATTATTGATGAGAATCATGAGATTCACATTCTTGAACGCTCAAAGGATATTTTTAGTTCAAGCATAAGCGGAATAAGGTCGGATGGGAAGATTTTCGTGTCAGATACCATGGGCGGTGATATGGAGATTCCTCTTTCTATTCAGAAAAGTGTAGTCGATTTCTATCTGGAGAAACTGCATTCCGAAGACAAATTCGTCGTTAAAACAGGTACATCTTTTGACAGAAAATCCTCATTCTTCAACCTCTTCTATGAAAAGGGTTTTGAACCTGTGAACTCGAAGTTCTGGCATATAGGAACCGATAAATTGGGTTCGGTCCTCACAAGGATTTTCGACGAATTCTCGAAGAAGAAGAACGTCCATTTTCACTTTGGCTCGAGAGTCGATGAAATAGATATTGAAAAGGAAAGAATTGTTCTTAGAGGAGAGGGATTCGAAGCCGAGTTTGATTATGTGGTAGTTGCTGTGGGCAGAAGTGGTCATTCGCTTATAAAAAAGGTTACAGGGCGGTATCCAGAGATCGTTGCATCTAGTAACACGGTAGACATTGGAATCAGATTCGAACTTCCCGATCATGTAGTTGAAGAGATAAATAGTGAGATGTATGAATTCAAGGTAAGATTGAAGGCCAAGACAGGATATACTGTCAGAACTTTCTGTAACAATCCATCTGGAAAGGTCGTTCTAGAGAACTACGAAGATTTCGTGACCGTGAACGGCCACTCCAACTCCGGTGGGAGTTCAGAGAGCACTAACTTCGCAATACTTTGCACAACGCGTTTCACCGAACCTTTTCGTGACCCAATAGGTTACGGTTCATATATAAGCAGATTGAGCAACATTCTTGCCGGTGGCAGGAAAGTGATTCTTCAAACTTATGAGGATTTCATACAGACGAAGAGAACAAAGAGATTGGGGAGGGTGAAACCAACGTTACCGGAAAGCGATTTCATTCTGGGGGACATTAACCTTGTGTTACCCAGGAGAATATCTGTTTCCATTACCGAGTTTATTGAGAAACTCAGCGAGGTAATTCCTGGAATATCCTATCCCGACAATCTTATGTATGCCGTCGAAGTCAAGTTTTACTCGAACAAGATAAACAACGGTCGATACAAGAATCTGAAGTTCATCGGTGATTGTAGCGGTCACACAAGATCCATAACATATGCAACCGGCCACGGAAGGCTCCTAGGTTCTTCTCTAAAATAGGAATTGGCATTGAAAGGCCTTCTCATAAAACAAGCGCCTTTTGGCGAAACTTGCTTTTATCAAATGAGCAGGTTGGTCCACTCTACGACTGCTAGTCCTACGTCGGGAGTGAACATTGAGAACTAAAACCTAAAGAGACGATGCGGAAAGTCTGAATATAGGGAACTTAAATACAGTAATTTATGACAACTTGTGGTATTGCAGATAAGGACTTGTGTTTTCCAGGCAGGTTGAACCCTTGAGAATAGAATTGCCGAAAGCCGAATGTAATATATACGCAAATAAAAGTATACATGCTAACTGAACCATTGGCCCAATATTGGGGTCTCATTTGTTGTATCACCGAGATGAAAGACAAATCGATTCTAGCAAGATAGCAAGGCAAGCGCAAAGCACACCTACACCCTTTTAAGTGCAACGTGTCCTCATAGCACCCAAATATGTATTGAAGATCAACCGGAAGGGTCCGATCGTAAATCGGACCCTTGTTTTGAAGGGAGGCTAGTGTTGGAGGTAGTAAACACAATCGTTTTTTTGGGCACCGGAAACCTGAGTAATACAGGTTCTTTCTACAGAGACTTGATAGGGCTTGAACTGTTCAGAGATCAGGGGAAATGTCAGATTTTCTTCACCGCCGGCGGTGGCATGATAGGTTTTTGTGATCATCTACAGGTGAATCCTGGAGAAAACAATCCAATAATAACTCTGCTCACCGAAGAAGTCGATGAATTCTATGAAAAACTGACCGAATTGGGTTTTGAATGCACCGAGCCGATCGTGAACGAGAAGTTTAATATCTATCATTTCTTCACAAAGGATCCCGATGGCTATCGTCTGGAGATTCAGAGGTTTCTTGACCGATAGGTTGGACTGTTCTTGAACGGCCATGAATGGTAGAATTGAGTGAAAATTTTTTTCAGGGTGATAGATTTGAGAAGGATAGCTATATTGGCTACTTTGCTTTTTTCTCTTGTTGCGTCTGGCATAGAGTACTTGCCGGACAGCAAGGCTTTCAGCGCTACTTCGTTGGCAGTTAGTCCAGATGGGGAGAGACTTGTCTCAGGATATATTGATAATACCATCAAAGTGTGGAGCCTATTAAATGGAAGTTTGATACACAATCTTTCCTTTAACAGCGCCTGGGTAACTTCAGTTGCTGTTTCTTCCGATGGAAAGACAGGAATAGCGGGCTACGACGATGGAATAATTATCGTTTGGGATCTTCTGACTGGAAAGAAAATCAAATCTTTGAGCAGTCACACCAGTGCAGTAAATGACTTGATTGTAACTGCAGACGGTAAGACGCTTTATTCATGTAGCTCAGATGCAACGGTGAAGATATGGTCGCTATCAAGTCTATCGTTCATAAGAACTCTCAGAGGCCATTCCGGATCCGTTCACTCCATTGTCGACTGGCCTGAACAAAACCGTCTATATTCCGCTTCGGAAGATGGAACTCTTAGAATATGGGATACGTCAAGTGGACAGCAAGTCAAGGTTATCAGGGCAGAGATCGGATCACTTACCGCAGTGTCTATGGATAGAGATAGAACAGTTCTTGTAGTTGGATCTGAGGCGGGCCATCTGAAATCTTATGATGTCAAGACCTGGTCCCCCCTGAAGACATCGAGAGTCCACAACGCACAACTCACAAAGATTCTCATCGACAATGGGTTAATCTACACTGCATCCTCTGACAGAACAATAAAGAGTCTTTCCTTTCCTTCTTTCGCTCTTGTGCATATGATAACGGGCCACAACTGGGATGTAACAGAGATAGTCCTTTCGAACGATGGTCATGTGCTTTACTCATCTTCCACAGATGGAACTTTGAAAATATGGGATGTTGAAAGAGCCTCTCCAATAGGAACATTGATAGGGTTTGGTGACGGAGAATATTTCTCTTATAACTCCATCGGCAACTGGGTTTCTTCAGCACTTGGAACTGAGAGAGTCAATACAGTCGATGGAGCTAGTCCTTTGGAAGTCGCAAGAGAGCTCAGTTCACTTCTTCTCCAACTAGATAAGTTGCCAAAAATCTACACTCCTGCTCTTCTTAGTATAAGCATAGAAAAGAACACGGTGGATTTTTCGGTCTCCAAGCCTGTTGAGAAAGTGACAGTGAATGAAAAAGAAGTGGAAATAGGTGAAGATGGAGAAGTTGTGTTTAGCCCCGATGGCGCAGGCGACTACATCATCCGAGCTTATGACGATTCAGGTTCCTACGACGAACGAACTGTAAGCATTCAATTTGAAGAAACCGTGATGTACGTAATAAAAGAAATCGGCACATATAAAAGAGGCGATAGAGTAATAATTGATGATTTTCGTGAACTGGCATACCTTGTGAATGGAGAATGGCTTGACAGGGACTCCTTTTCGAGAGTCCCTCCTGATGTTGAACCACCTCTCATAGCCGGCGATAAAATTCAGAAGGTTTCGATTGGCGAAAGCAAGTATCTAGAATTGTACGTCTCCGACAACAGCACAGTGACTTTGATTGAAATCGTGGCTCCCGACCTTTCAGTAACTCCTCTTGCAGTAAATTCAGCTTTTGCAGAAATTAGAACTGAAGTTCAGGGAACGGGCGAATATACTGTCAATGCATACGATCAAGATGGAAACAAAGCGATGTCAACATTTTCATTGGAAGCTGAGGCAAGAAGTCTCTGGGTTTCCAGAGATCATGAAAATCTGGGATTTGGTCAGGAAGTCAAAGTTACCGAAGAAGGCGAAAACTGCTATTTTGTTTCCGATTACGGCTGGTTAGAAAAAGAGTACCTATCGAGAAAACCGGTTTCGACAGGAGATCCGGTAATCAGCGGTGAGCCAATTCAGCATGCTGTTTCGGGTAATGAAAGGATCCTCAGCTTCACAGTAAGCGATGACGTTAACGTAAAAGAGGTTGTTGTTTCTGGAAAAACTTATCCAGTAAATGAAAGAGAAAAGGAAATGCACATTATGGTAAGCGAGTATGGGGAACATCTCGTGATTGTGAGTGATGTTGAGGGCAATTCAGCTCGAGCATCGTTCACGCTTTCTGCCCCTCCAGAGAATGAAAGGGCTAATGGCAAGATCTGGTACTTGTTGATTCTGATTGTGATAGCCCTTCCTTTGGTTCTGTTTATGACAGCAAAGTCTTCAAAGAAGAAGACACGGAAGATAAGGCTTTGATTATGAGGAGAATACTGTTTGCTGCAATAGCTTGTTTCGCTGTCATCGCAGTTGTCTCAGGCTTCGGGCTGCTGAAGGGGCAAAGTGCAGATTTCGAAGTCTTGGAGTTGAGAAGTGTGAGGGCAGAATACGGCGTGTTACTATCAATACCAGTTTTTGACTTAGTAAGAAGCAATGGAACGGCCCTTGCCTTTTCAGTAGTTGGAGAGAAGGGAAGAATAGAGAACGATCTCCTTCTGATCGATACGAAATCTCTAAGCTGCCCCAAAGACGAAGTGGAGATCGTTGTACAGTCGGAAAAATCAACAGTTGTTGTCCCCATTGAGATTGAAGTGGAAAACCCACTCCCATCCCCCGCACTCGCAATCACAAACCAGAAGCTTTTTGAGGGAGAGTGTCTGGAGATTGACTTGAAAGAGCTTACCACTTCAAATTCAGAAAACATATCATACGAAATCGTCAGTGGGGTGGGAGAAATTCGGGATGCTGAGTATCGATACACCGCTGGGCCTCGCGAGGCTCCTGTGGCTCACAGAGTGACTATTAAAGCAATTGACATGTTGGGGCAGTGGCACTGCGAAACCTTTAGCATTATCATAATGGATAAGAACCACTGGCCAGAAGAACCTCACTCTCCTTATCCAGACGATGGTGTTGAGGATTTCATGAACAACTTGGTCCTCTCATGGAAGTGCGAAGACCCCGATGGAGACAGGTTGTCTTATACTCTCTACTTTGGAGCTGGAAATCTGGAACTCCAGGCCGGACAAATCGCTGAC
Proteins encoded:
- a CDS encoding VOC family protein; this encodes MEVVNTIVFLGTGNLSNTGSFYRDLIGLELFRDQGKCQIFFTAGGGMIGFCDHLQVNPGENNPIITLLTEEVDEFYEKLTELGFECTEPIVNEKFNIYHFFTKDPDGYRLEIQRFLDR
- a CDS encoding NAD(P)/FAD-dependent oxidoreductase, with protein sequence MKIGVIGFGAASIGFLSEIIDENHEIHILERSKDIFSSSISGIRSDGKIFVSDTMGGDMEIPLSIQKSVVDFYLEKLHSEDKFVVKTGTSFDRKSSFFNLFYEKGFEPVNSKFWHIGTDKLGSVLTRIFDEFSKKKNVHFHFGSRVDEIDIEKERIVLRGEGFEAEFDYVVVAVGRSGHSLIKKVTGRYPEIVASSNTVDIGIRFELPDHVVEEINSEMYEFKVRLKAKTGYTVRTFCNNPSGKVVLENYEDFVTVNGHSNSGGSSESTNFAILCTTRFTEPFRDPIGYGSYISRLSNILAGGRKVILQTYEDFIQTKRTKRLGRVKPTLPESDFILGDINLVLPRRISVSITEFIEKLSEVIPGISYPDNLMYAVEVKFYSNKINNGRYKNLKFIGDCSGHTRSITYATGHGRLLGSSLK
- a CDS encoding Ldh family oxidoreductase codes for the protein MENIYDDVVWVDFDTLEAFMKDVFVGIGVPEEDASVCANVLITSDKRGIDSHGIGRLKPIYVDRIRSGTQNPVTDFEIVRESPTTAVIDGHNGMGHVIAYRSMKLAIEKAKTYGMGMVAVRNSTHYGIAGYYPMMAIEEGMIGVTGTNARPSIAPTFGVENMLGTNPLTFGIPTDEDFPFVLDCATSVAQRGKIEVYARAGKELPEGWVIGLDGKPRTDTEQILIDLTKGEAALTPLGGIGEETAGYKGYGYAAVVEILSAALQAGSYLKLLTGVGPKNEKRPIPIGHFFIAIDIEPFTPLNEFKKLAGNILRELRASKKAPGQERIYTAGEKEYLAWKSRKEKGAPLNEILRKQLVELRDELGLDKYRFTWE
- a CDS encoding WD40 repeat domain-containing protein; protein product: MRRIAILATLLFSLVASGIEYLPDSKAFSATSLAVSPDGERLVSGYIDNTIKVWSLLNGSLIHNLSFNSAWVTSVAVSSDGKTGIAGYDDGIIIVWDLLTGKKIKSLSSHTSAVNDLIVTADGKTLYSCSSDATVKIWSLSSLSFIRTLRGHSGSVHSIVDWPEQNRLYSASEDGTLRIWDTSSGQQVKVIRAEIGSLTAVSMDRDRTVLVVGSEAGHLKSYDVKTWSPLKTSRVHNAQLTKILIDNGLIYTASSDRTIKSLSFPSFALVHMITGHNWDVTEIVLSNDGHVLYSSSTDGTLKIWDVERASPIGTLIGFGDGEYFSYNSIGNWVSSALGTERVNTVDGASPLEVARELSSLLLQLDKLPKIYTPALLSISIEKNTVDFSVSKPVEKVTVNEKEVEIGEDGEVVFSPDGAGDYIIRAYDDSGSYDERTVSIQFEETVMYVIKEIGTYKRGDRVIIDDFRELAYLVNGEWLDRDSFSRVPPDVEPPLIAGDKIQKVSIGESKYLELYVSDNSTVTLIEIVAPDLSVTPLAVNSAFAEIRTEVQGTGEYTVNAYDQDGNKAMSTFSLEAEARSLWVSRDHENLGFGQEVKVTEEGENCYFVSDYGWLEKEYLSRKPVSTGDPVISGEPIQHAVSGNERILSFTVSDDVNVKEVVVSGKTYPVNEREKEMHIMVSEYGEHLVIVSDVEGNSARASFTLSAPPENERANGKIWYLLILIVIALPLVLFMTAKSSKKKTRKIRL
- a CDS encoding flavin reductase family protein; translated protein: MPLVVVGTMNEERPNYTTVAFCGVVEVQPPMIQISLAKTRLSCRNIEESGYFSVNVPSLDMLRGVDYMGIYSGKTTDKSEVFSTFTGKTGIVPMIEEAPLNMECELVRSFEFGSVHVTFVGEVIQTYCAESCIVDGLPDIRKISPVAFSVYEDSYWSIGMYLGKAWNIGIKYTPPREGVE